In Legionella spiritensis, the following proteins share a genomic window:
- a CDS encoding class I SAM-dependent methyltransferase, giving the protein MKFLNMTPELYNYMLDVSVREHPALKALRDETGKLALANMQISPDQAQFMQFLVRLIQARKVLELGTFTGYSALAMSLALPDDGELITCDINSEWTNVAHPFWQQAGQANKIKLRLGPALDSMEALLTEGYGHQFDFIFIDADKTNYLKYYELALQLVSPTGLIAVDNVFWDGKVIDETVNDGQTREIRRLNDMIRHDDRVDTSLLAIADGIFLIKPCNTRHHSQNERI; this is encoded by the coding sequence ATGAAATTTTTAAACATGACACCGGAGTTGTATAATTACATGCTGGATGTTTCCGTTCGGGAACATCCGGCATTAAAAGCGTTAAGGGATGAAACGGGCAAACTGGCGCTGGCTAATATGCAGATCTCACCGGATCAGGCACAATTCATGCAGTTTCTTGTCAGGCTGATTCAGGCACGCAAGGTGCTGGAGTTGGGAACCTTTACCGGCTACAGCGCGCTGGCCATGTCTCTGGCCCTGCCTGACGACGGGGAATTGATTACCTGTGATATAAACAGTGAATGGACGAATGTCGCCCATCCCTTCTGGCAACAAGCCGGTCAGGCTAACAAAATCAAACTCCGTTTGGGTCCCGCACTCGACTCCATGGAAGCTTTGCTGACGGAGGGTTACGGACACCAGTTTGACTTTATTTTTATCGACGCAGACAAAACCAATTATCTAAAGTACTATGAACTGGCTTTGCAACTTGTAAGTCCGACAGGATTGATTGCTGTTGATAATGTATTCTGGGATGGTAAAGTTATTGACGAAACAGTCAACGATGGCCAGACACGTGAAATTCGTCGCCTGAATGATATGATTCGTCACGATGACCGTGTCGATACCAGCTTGCTGGCCATAGCAGACGGAATTTTCTTGATCAAACCTTGCAACACGCGACATCACTCTCAAAACGAAAGGATTTGA
- the maiA gene encoding maleylacetoacetate isomerase, with the protein MKLFDYFRSTASYRVRIALNLKNISYEKLAVHLVNNGGEQHHPDYLAMNPQGLVPTLDENGHIINQSLAIIEYLEEICPTPALLPQTPLGRAFVRSIALMIACDIHPLNNLRVLYRLRQQLNASDEQIQSWYHHWLRTGFDAVEKKLREEPRKHHFCYGHEVSLADICLIPQVYNAHRFEFPMEQYPVINAINEHCLSLAAFRDAAP; encoded by the coding sequence ATGAAACTTTTCGACTATTTTCGTTCAACAGCCAGTTACCGGGTACGCATCGCACTCAATCTGAAAAATATCAGCTATGAAAAGCTGGCTGTTCATTTGGTTAATAACGGAGGTGAACAACATCATCCGGATTATCTGGCCATGAATCCGCAGGGACTTGTACCGACACTGGATGAAAATGGCCATATCATCAACCAGTCGTTGGCCATTATCGAATACCTTGAAGAAATATGCCCTACCCCGGCTCTACTGCCGCAAACGCCTCTTGGGCGCGCTTTTGTGCGAAGTATCGCATTAATGATCGCCTGCGATATCCACCCATTGAACAATTTGCGGGTACTATACCGCTTGCGCCAGCAACTTAACGCGTCGGACGAACAGATACAATCCTGGTATCATCACTGGCTGCGCACGGGCTTTGATGCTGTGGAAAAAAAGCTTAGGGAAGAGCCTCGCAAACACCACTTTTGTTATGGTCATGAAGTGAGTCTGGCTGACATTTGCCTGATTCCACAAGTGTATAACGCCCACCGCTTTGAGTTTCCCATGGAACAATATCCCGTGATCAATGCTATCAATGAGCATTGTCTCTCACTCGCGGCCTTCAGGGACGCAGCACCCTAG
- the lolD gene encoding lipoprotein-releasing ABC transporter ATP-binding protein LolD, giving the protein MSNVILECQDVSKSYHDGTSSISVLNKIQFAINKGDRIAIVGASGSGKSTLLHLLGGLDKPSEGKLLIQGVDWQAVSEKKRCRLRNRNLGFVYQFHHLLPEFSALENVAMPLLLAEYSVPDAQKQAYSMLEKVGLGKRASHKPSQLSGGERQRVAIARALVHQPQCVLADEPTGNLDHTTAMKVFDLMLSLNEQLNTSLVIVTHDRELASKMDKIYTIRDGAVFSERDEE; this is encoded by the coding sequence ATGAGTAACGTGATTTTGGAATGTCAGGATGTCAGTAAATCCTATCACGATGGTACGTCAAGCATTTCGGTATTGAACAAGATTCAATTTGCCATTAATAAAGGGGATCGAATCGCTATTGTCGGTGCGTCCGGATCCGGAAAGAGTACCTTACTGCATCTTTTAGGCGGACTTGATAAACCCAGTGAAGGAAAGTTGCTGATTCAAGGTGTGGACTGGCAAGCCGTTTCGGAAAAAAAACGCTGCCGGCTTCGTAACCGGAATCTTGGTTTTGTTTATCAGTTCCACCATTTATTACCCGAGTTCAGTGCGCTGGAAAATGTTGCCATGCCTCTTTTACTGGCCGAATATTCCGTACCTGATGCTCAAAAACAAGCGTACAGCATGCTGGAGAAAGTGGGGCTTGGCAAGCGAGCCTCTCACAAACCTTCGCAGTTATCCGGCGGGGAGAGGCAGCGTGTCGCTATTGCGCGGGCATTAGTCCATCAACCACAGTGTGTGCTGGCCGATGAACCGACCGGAAATCTCGATCATACGACGGCCATGAAAGTATTTGATTTAATGTTGAGTTTGAATGAACAATTAAATACATCTCTCGTGATCGTGACTCACGACCGGGAACTGGCTTCTAAAATGGATAAAATATACACCATAAGAGATGGTGCTGTGTTTTCAGAACGTGATGAGGAATAA
- the asnS gene encoding asparagine--tRNA ligase: protein MSEVYTIKQCLDGEISIDETVTVRGWVKTRRDSKMGLSFINLHDGSCFAPIQLVVTDQVDNYQQEILKLTSGCAITATGKLVASQGKGQSFEIQVENLTVAGWVENPESYPIQAKRHTMEFLRDVAHLRPRTNTISAVTRIRHCLSQAVHRFFHERGFFWIHTPIITASDCEGAGEMFRVSTLDLLHLPKTPQGLIDFSQDFFGRETFLTVSGQLNVEAYCLAMSKVYTFGPTFRAENSNTSRHLAEFWMIEPEIAFADLNDICTLSQEMLRYLCRAVLDERQDDMNFFNQFVAPGCIERLEHIIESDFEIMSYTDAINALAKVDKPFEFPVSWGLDLQSEHERYLAEELCKKPVILTDYPKDIKGFYMRLNDDERTVAAMDVLAPGIGEIIGGSQREERLDVLDRRMEDCNLDPAYYQWYRDLRRYGSVPHAGYGLGFERLVSYITGVGNVRDVIPFPRTPGHADY from the coding sequence ATGTCAGAAGTATATACGATAAAACAATGCCTGGACGGTGAAATAAGTATTGATGAAACCGTCACGGTGAGAGGATGGGTTAAAACACGCCGCGATTCCAAAATGGGTTTGTCATTCATTAACCTGCATGATGGTTCCTGTTTCGCGCCTATTCAGCTTGTTGTCACGGATCAGGTGGACAACTACCAGCAGGAGATACTTAAATTAACCTCAGGCTGTGCTATTACGGCAACCGGTAAACTGGTTGCCTCGCAGGGAAAAGGCCAAAGTTTTGAAATTCAGGTTGAAAATCTCACGGTGGCAGGCTGGGTTGAAAATCCCGAAAGCTATCCGATACAGGCAAAACGCCATACCATGGAGTTTTTACGTGACGTGGCTCATCTCAGACCGCGCACCAACACCATCAGCGCCGTAACCCGTATCCGTCATTGCCTGTCACAGGCTGTTCATCGCTTTTTTCACGAACGTGGTTTTTTCTGGATACACACACCGATTATTACCGCCAGCGACTGCGAAGGCGCCGGTGAAATGTTTCGGGTCAGCACCCTGGATCTGCTTCATTTACCGAAAACACCGCAGGGATTGATTGATTTTTCCCAGGACTTTTTTGGCCGTGAAACGTTTCTGACTGTTTCCGGACAATTAAATGTGGAAGCCTATTGTCTGGCCATGTCCAAAGTCTATACGTTCGGCCCCACATTTCGCGCCGAAAATTCCAATACCAGTCGACATCTGGCTGAGTTCTGGATGATCGAGCCTGAAATCGCCTTTGCTGATCTGAACGACATCTGCACCCTGAGCCAGGAGATGTTGCGTTATCTCTGCCGGGCTGTTCTTGACGAGCGACAGGACGATATGAACTTTTTTAATCAATTTGTCGCCCCAGGCTGCATTGAAAGGCTGGAGCATATTATTGAATCCGATTTTGAAATCATGTCCTACACCGATGCTATCAACGCGTTGGCCAAGGTAGACAAACCCTTCGAATTCCCTGTGAGCTGGGGTCTTGATTTACAATCCGAACACGAACGTTATCTGGCCGAGGAGTTATGCAAAAAACCGGTTATTCTTACAGATTATCCCAAGGATATTAAAGGATTTTACATGCGTCTTAATGACGATGAGCGTACGGTAGCCGCCATGGATGTCCTTGCCCCGGGCATTGGTGAAATAATCGGAGGCAGTCAGCGTGAGGAACGCCTGGACGTACTGGACAGACGAATGGAGGATTGCAACCTGGATCCAGCCTACTATCAATGGTATCGAGACTTACGCCGCTACGGCAGCGTCCCGCACGCCGGCTATGGATTGGGGTTTGAACGTCTGGTCAGTTACATCACCGGTGTTGGCAACGTGCGAGATGTCATACCGTTCCCGCGCACACCGGGTCACGCCGATTATTGA
- the hppD gene encoding 4-hydroxyphenylpyruvate dioxygenase codes for MNQHSEQNPCGLDGFAFLEFSAPDKKILHKQFLEMGFHVRAVHKDQDITLYQQGNIQFIVNATTDSQPQEHAKTHGAGACAMGFKTHDAQKAYSHAIKHGATPFKDCEHATHGLPAIQAIGGSVIYFVDENHQPFANHWNYTTSSHPEQGCGLNQIDHLTHNVYRGNMDKWAQFYESIFNFSEIRFFNIKGQMTGLVSRALASPCGKIKIPLNESKDDRSQIEEFLHDYKGEGIQHIALSTNDIYHTVHALRHAGVDFLDVPDTYYEMLNDRIPWHQEPIQQLQKEKILIDGGKEKETGLLLQIFTENVFGPVFFEIIQRRGNEGFGEGNFQALFEAIERDQIRRGTLKESR; via the coding sequence ATGAATCAACACTCAGAACAGAACCCGTGTGGACTGGACGGATTCGCTTTCCTGGAATTTTCCGCTCCGGATAAAAAGATTTTGCACAAACAATTTCTCGAAATGGGTTTTCATGTCAGAGCCGTTCATAAAGATCAGGATATTACCCTCTATCAACAAGGCAATATCCAGTTTATCGTCAACGCAACGACTGATAGCCAACCTCAGGAACATGCTAAAACTCATGGAGCGGGAGCCTGTGCCATGGGTTTTAAAACCCATGACGCTCAAAAAGCCTACTCCCACGCCATCAAACATGGTGCCACGCCATTTAAAGACTGCGAACACGCGACTCATGGCTTACCGGCCATTCAAGCGATTGGCGGCAGTGTCATTTACTTCGTGGATGAGAATCATCAGCCGTTTGCAAACCATTGGAACTATACCACCTCGTCTCATCCGGAACAGGGTTGCGGCCTTAATCAGATTGATCACCTGACGCACAACGTTTATCGCGGCAATATGGATAAGTGGGCGCAATTTTATGAATCCATTTTTAATTTCAGTGAAATTCGTTTCTTTAACATCAAAGGTCAAATGACAGGATTGGTAAGTCGGGCATTAGCCAGTCCGTGCGGAAAAATCAAAATTCCATTGAATGAATCAAAAGATGATCGCTCCCAGATCGAGGAATTTCTTCATGATTATAAAGGCGAGGGTATTCAACACATAGCCTTAAGCACTAACGATATTTACCACACAGTTCACGCCTTGCGTCACGCCGGTGTCGATTTCCTTGATGTGCCGGACACCTATTATGAAATGCTCAACGACCGAATCCCCTGGCATCAGGAACCAATCCAGCAACTTCAGAAGGAAAAAATATTAATTGACGGTGGAAAGGAAAAGGAAACCGGCCTGTTGCTGCAGATTTTTACCGAAAATGTTTTTGGACCGGTCTTTTTTGAAATTATTCAACGCCGTGGTAACGAAGGCTTTGGAGAAGGTAATTTTCAGGCTCTGTTTGAAGCGATTGAACGCGATCAAATACGACGCGGTACATTAAAGGAATCCCGTTAA
- the ugpQ gene encoding glycerophosphodiester phosphodiesterase, producing the protein MQVSNKVIAHRGASAYAPENTLAAFNKALAMGCRCVEFDVILSADGEPFVFHDESLKRTTNGQGRIGEVTAEYLQSLDAGSWFSKSWRDEKIPHFRDVLKWLVFTECHANIEIKPYPGKSEETTVTVLSYLHRHWPAATSLPLVSSFDWSVLTLCRTLAPEMPLGLLLDEWDDHWAGKAGELQCYSIHLNRRILNAKRVQTIKEQGYQVFAYTVNRKRQAMKLLEWGVDAVFSDYPDLLS; encoded by the coding sequence ATGCAAGTCAGTAATAAAGTTATCGCGCATCGAGGGGCATCCGCCTATGCCCCTGAAAATACTCTGGCCGCTTTTAACAAGGCGTTAGCCATGGGTTGCCGGTGTGTCGAGTTTGATGTGATTCTGAGTGCGGATGGAGAGCCTTTTGTTTTTCATGACGAATCGTTGAAACGGACAACCAATGGCCAGGGCAGGATTGGTGAAGTAACGGCTGAATATCTGCAGTCTCTGGATGCGGGAAGCTGGTTTTCAAAATCCTGGCGTGATGAGAAAATTCCCCACTTTCGTGATGTGCTGAAATGGCTCGTATTCACGGAGTGCCATGCCAATATTGAAATCAAGCCATACCCCGGCAAGTCGGAAGAGACAACCGTTACCGTATTGTCATACCTTCACCGTCATTGGCCGGCAGCTACGTCTTTGCCCCTGGTCTCCAGTTTTGACTGGTCTGTTCTGACATTGTGTCGTACCCTGGCACCGGAAATGCCGCTTGGTTTGCTGCTGGATGAGTGGGATGACCACTGGGCAGGCAAGGCTGGTGAATTGCAGTGCTATTCCATTCATTTGAACCGCCGTATTCTTAATGCCAAGCGTGTCCAGACAATAAAAGAACAGGGTTATCAGGTGTTTGCCTACACCGTAAACCGTAAGCGCCAGGCCATGAAATTGCTGGAGTGGGGCGTGGATGCGGTGTTTAGTGATTATCCCGATTTATTATCATGA
- a CDS encoding lipoprotein-releasing ABC transporter permease subunit: MFKPLALYIGLRYTRAKTRNHFVSFISFSSMLGIALGVTVLITVLSVMNGFDEEIHKRFFGMAPEITISGQDDRIAHWKDLEKELAAFKGVNAVAPYVGGQGLLTHDGQVLPIVLTGILPEQEENVSHLKEKLLAGNMADLQNFGVILGKGLADSLGVMIGDKVTIMIPQATVTPAGMIPRFKRFTVAGVFSAGTGFNFDTKLAFINLRDAQKLFQLGDDISGLKLKIADIYKAPELSDYINNKLGGEYLVGNWTNQFGAFFQAVKMEKTMMFLILMLIIAVAAFNLVSSLVMVVNDKQAEIAILRTIGATPAMVLKIFMLQGLLVGVIGTLLGLIGGLLLASNATAIVNHLQSFFNVQLLSSSIYFVDYLPSKILWSDLVKVCILAVLMSFIATIYPALRASKTVIAEALHYE; encoded by the coding sequence ATGTTTAAGCCACTAGCCCTATACATCGGGTTGCGCTATACGCGCGCGAAAACCAGAAATCATTTTGTATCGTTTATTTCTTTCAGTTCCATGCTGGGTATTGCGCTTGGCGTTACGGTTTTGATAACTGTTTTATCGGTTATGAACGGTTTTGACGAGGAAATACACAAGCGTTTTTTTGGTATGGCACCTGAAATTACGATAAGTGGACAAGACGACAGAATTGCTCACTGGAAAGATCTGGAAAAAGAGCTTGCGGCATTCAAGGGTGTGAATGCGGTTGCACCTTACGTAGGTGGTCAGGGCTTGTTGACCCATGACGGTCAGGTCTTGCCTATTGTACTGACCGGTATTTTACCGGAGCAGGAAGAAAACGTTTCCCATCTTAAGGAAAAGTTGCTGGCCGGCAATATGGCCGATTTGCAGAATTTTGGTGTGATTCTTGGGAAGGGGCTTGCAGATAGTCTCGGGGTTATGATTGGAGACAAGGTTACTATCATGATTCCCCAGGCAACTGTGACGCCGGCGGGAATGATCCCCCGTTTTAAACGTTTCACGGTAGCAGGCGTGTTCTCGGCGGGAACCGGTTTTAATTTTGATACCAAACTCGCTTTTATCAATCTGAGGGATGCCCAGAAATTATTTCAGCTTGGTGATGACATCAGTGGTTTGAAATTAAAAATAGCCGATATCTACAAGGCGCCGGAATTGTCGGATTACATCAATAACAAACTGGGCGGCGAATACCTGGTTGGAAACTGGACTAACCAGTTCGGAGCGTTTTTTCAGGCGGTTAAAATGGAAAAAACCATGATGTTTTTAATTTTAATGCTCATCATAGCCGTGGCGGCATTTAATCTGGTTTCCTCACTGGTGATGGTTGTCAATGATAAACAGGCGGAAATTGCCATATTAAGAACCATCGGTGCGACGCCTGCTATGGTCCTTAAAATTTTTATGTTGCAGGGATTGCTGGTTGGTGTCATCGGAACCTTGCTGGGTTTGATCGGTGGACTGTTGTTAGCCAGCAATGCCACGGCCATAGTGAATCATTTACAGTCCTTTTTTAATGTCCAGCTCCTGTCTTCCAGCATTTATTTTGTGGACTATCTTCCCTCGAAAATATTGTGGAGTGACCTGGTAAAAGTATGTATTCTGGCTGTATTAATGAGCTTTATTGCGACTATTTACCCCGCGTTACGTGCGTCGAAAACCGTCATTGCGGAGGCACTGCATTATGAGTAA
- a CDS encoding Leu/Phe/Val dehydrogenase, protein MMSIDKMKKNDTNSMVQDDFLDYAISHGFGDIHFKVDNHTGMKAIVAIHSTKLGPALGGCRFIEYPNTANAIHDAMRLARGMSYKAASVNLPLGGGKSVIIKPSGVYDHAAYFHAFGQFVNDLGGRYITALDSGTELNDMDIIAQHTPYVASLSSHNGDPSPSTAKGVLRGIQAAVEFKLGKDKLAGLHIAIQGLGHVGYQLARHLHEEGARLTVADVNNDAVERAIREFGASSVSSDLIHKIPCDVFAPCALGSIINDITINQLQTTIIAGAANNQLAHTYHGQMLHDKGILYATDYVINAGGLIFAASKYLQTPQDMVIRQIDGIATSLLEIFSRSEKENRPASIIADMLAQEKLA, encoded by the coding sequence ATGATGTCTATTGATAAAATGAAAAAAAATGATACAAATTCAATGGTTCAAGATGATTTTCTGGATTATGCAATTTCACACGGATTTGGGGACATTCATTTCAAGGTAGATAATCATACAGGCATGAAAGCCATAGTAGCCATTCACAGCACCAAACTCGGCCCTGCCCTTGGAGGATGCCGGTTTATTGAATACCCGAACACTGCAAACGCCATTCATGATGCCATGCGCCTTGCCAGAGGTATGAGCTACAAGGCCGCTTCCGTTAATTTACCGCTTGGCGGTGGTAAATCCGTTATCATCAAACCATCCGGTGTTTATGATCACGCCGCTTATTTTCATGCTTTCGGCCAGTTTGTTAACGATCTTGGCGGCCGATATATTACGGCGCTGGACAGCGGTACGGAACTAAACGATATGGATATCATTGCACAACACACGCCCTACGTGGCCAGCCTCTCCAGCCATAACGGCGATCCGTCGCCCTCAACCGCCAAAGGCGTCCTGAGAGGGATACAGGCCGCGGTCGAATTCAAACTGGGTAAGGATAAACTGGCCGGTTTGCATATCGCTATCCAGGGTTTGGGACATGTCGGTTATCAACTGGCCAGACATTTACATGAAGAAGGAGCGAGGCTTACCGTAGCGGATGTTAACAACGATGCGGTGGAACGTGCCATCAGGGAGTTTGGAGCATCTTCCGTCAGTTCAGACCTCATTCACAAGATACCCTGCGATGTTTTCGCACCCTGTGCTCTCGGCTCTATCATCAATGATATAACCATTAACCAACTGCAAACCACCATCATAGCAGGAGCGGCCAATAATCAGCTGGCTCATACCTATCATGGCCAAATGCTGCACGACAAAGGCATTCTTTATGCCACTGACTACGTCATTAACGCGGGCGGGCTGATTTTTGCGGCCAGTAAATATTTGCAAACACCCCAGGACATGGTTATCAGACAAATTGACGGCATTGCCACATCCTTACTGGAAATTTTCAGCCGTTCGGAAAAGGAAAACCGCCCCGCCAGTATCATTGCCGACATGCTGGCTCAGGAAAAACTGGCCTAG
- a CDS encoding CHASE2 domain-containing protein, whose protein sequence is MTRNALFRRLRDRSIPAGLGVFLTLLVFSATMTTIPVVSRLIQQLNNLIYDKMISLNLRHVNRNVRIVIIDIDEKSINREGKWPWPRDKMAILLTKLKQAGVVVTAFDMIMAEKDINCAIRLKNKLPGITLRTSDITRRLPEILDEIAPQVDNDLKLSRAMRDHDVVLGFLFDNQQNVHSGFLPQPLLNEQGQFLKSDNPKIHTFTGYKGDPEVYAEATSKGGFVTNFPDSDGVIRHGILIARYNDRLYPNLALAASMSYLLAEKTTLMTHKVGGVSTLYGINIDGTFIPTDARGRILMPFWGPTGSLDYHSATDVLRGKIKNEELEGAIAILGSSMMLLSDRHPSPISQLFPGIEMVGNMIKGITEGQVTSQYDWHRFGGWFSYLLFGIVLALMLPFLNIMFLLLLTVIAILGITGVIVALFVYRNIYMPAGGLLILVIAQSLINYSYSFVLEKRQKRKISQLFGQYVPGDYVKALIESPEQYTMEGQLREMTVLFSDIRNFTTLSEGMDASDVKRFLNEIFTVMTEIIFKFQGTIDKYVGDMIIAFWGAPMMDDDHAFHAIGAALSIVKHLPDINATLTRKNLPEINTGIGLATGPMNVGDMGSRFRRAYTVLGDTVNLGSRLEGLTKFYQASILTSDKTRFGQDAFLWRTVDKVIVKGKTTPLTIYEPLGLIQDVSANLVTEVRDYESALQDYYARRWAASKRKFQALKRRNSRVYLYDLYLARIDTFGKHPPPGDWEGVFVHTQK, encoded by the coding sequence ATGACACGAAACGCCTTATTCAGACGGTTAAGGGACAGGTCGATCCCAGCCGGACTGGGGGTGTTTCTTACCCTTTTGGTTTTTTCCGCAACGATGACCACCATTCCTGTAGTCAGTCGATTGATCCAGCAATTAAACAATCTGATTTATGACAAAATGATCAGCCTGAACCTGCGTCATGTCAATCGGAATGTACGGATAGTGATTATCGATATTGATGAAAAATCAATAAATCGTGAAGGGAAATGGCCCTGGCCAAGAGACAAAATGGCTATTTTGCTTACCAAATTAAAACAGGCTGGTGTTGTAGTTACCGCCTTTGACATGATTATGGCTGAAAAGGATATCAATTGCGCGATCAGATTGAAAAACAAGCTTCCCGGGATCACGTTGCGTACATCCGATATCACCAGGCGTTTGCCGGAAATACTGGATGAAATAGCGCCTCAGGTCGATAATGATTTGAAGCTGTCCCGCGCCATGCGAGATCACGATGTGGTGTTGGGTTTTTTATTTGATAATCAACAAAATGTTCATTCCGGGTTCCTGCCGCAACCGTTGTTAAACGAGCAAGGGCAGTTTCTGAAATCAGACAATCCGAAGATTCATACCTTTACGGGATATAAGGGTGATCCGGAAGTATATGCCGAAGCCACATCAAAAGGCGGTTTTGTGACCAATTTTCCCGACTCGGATGGCGTCATTCGTCATGGTATTCTCATAGCGCGATACAATGACCGGTTATATCCTAATCTCGCTCTGGCAGCCTCCATGAGTTATCTTCTGGCTGAAAAGACCACTTTGATGACTCATAAAGTCGGCGGCGTTTCCACATTATACGGTATCAACATTGACGGAACATTTATACCAACGGATGCCCGGGGACGAATATTGATGCCATTCTGGGGGCCTACCGGTTCGCTTGATTATCATTCCGCAACGGATGTTTTGCGGGGAAAAATCAAAAACGAGGAACTGGAAGGGGCTATCGCCATACTCGGATCATCCATGATGCTGCTTTCCGACCGACATCCGTCACCGATTTCTCAGTTATTCCCCGGTATTGAAATGGTTGGAAATATGATTAAAGGTATTACGGAAGGGCAGGTGACCTCCCAATACGACTGGCACCGCTTCGGAGGCTGGTTCAGCTATTTGCTCTTCGGTATCGTACTGGCTCTGATGCTGCCGTTTTTAAATATAATGTTCCTGCTACTTTTGACGGTGATTGCTATTCTTGGTATTACAGGCGTAATCGTTGCCTTGTTTGTCTATCGGAATATTTATATGCCGGCAGGGGGGTTATTGATTCTTGTTATCGCACAGTCACTGATTAATTATAGTTATTCATTTGTTCTGGAAAAACGCCAAAAAAGAAAAATAAGCCAGTTATTTGGCCAGTATGTTCCAGGAGATTATGTCAAGGCTCTGATTGAATCGCCTGAACAATATACGATGGAAGGGCAGCTGCGGGAAATGACCGTGTTATTTTCCGATATTCGTAATTTTACCACCCTTAGTGAAGGCATGGATGCATCAGACGTCAAACGTTTTCTCAATGAAATTTTTACGGTTATGACGGAAATTATTTTTAAATTTCAAGGCACTATTGATAAATACGTGGGCGACATGATCATCGCTTTCTGGGGAGCGCCCATGATGGATGATGATCATGCGTTTCATGCTATAGGCGCGGCGTTATCTATTGTCAAGCATTTACCGGACATTAACGCGACTCTGACACGGAAAAACCTGCCTGAGATAAATACGGGTATCGGCCTTGCGACAGGACCGATGAATGTTGGTGACATGGGATCCAGATTTCGCCGCGCCTATACGGTGCTTGGTGACACGGTTAATCTGGGTTCGCGACTGGAAGGCCTGACAAAATTTTATCAGGCAAGCATCCTGACCAGTGATAAAACCCGCTTCGGTCAAGATGCGTTTCTCTGGCGAACCGTGGATAAAGTGATTGTTAAAGGAAAAACAACACCATTAACCATCTATGAACCTCTTGGATTGATTCAGGACGTCTCTGCGAATCTGGTAACCGAAGTTAGAGATTATGAAAGCGCCTTGCAGGATTATTATGCCCGTCGGTGGGCGGCCTCAAAAAGAAAATTTCAAGCGTTAAAACGGCGTAATTCCCGAGTCTATTTATATGATTTATACCTGGCACGCATCGATACGTTTGGCAAGCACCCGCCCCCCGGTGACTGGGAGGGTGTGTTTGTCCACACTCAAAAATAA